CCGGAATACTAAATTAGATTTTCGAATGTCAAGTCGGTTCTTAAACAGGGGGCCGTCTATTGTAAGTGTATGATAACAACCGACCTCTCCATTATGAGAATTTGAGTGAAGGTTTTGGAGATCCCTCAGCATCTCCCAATCCATGATTTTACCTATCCAATTATTACCGAGTTTATTGTCGTCGGACGCAATAATGAGGGCTTTGAAGCCTGATTCGATCAAGTCACTCAAAATGCTAACCCTGTTCTCATCCCAAAGAGGCAATATGATTTCCATGTCGGCAGCCTGGCATACCCGTTTGATCCAAGTGAGATGATCTTTTGCATCTGGATTTCCCAGACTTACGTCCCCAAATACTCCTGCGGTAATACCGTCTCGACGAAAATCTTTGAGCATTTTAATATAGCTCTCAGTGTATTGTGCGCTGGATGTCCATTGGATCCTTAAAGGGATATCCATCGCTTTGGCTTGTGCCTCCAATATTTCCGGCATAAGATGATGCGGATACAAACGCCCCATTTCCGTAGTTACCATACTCGCGAGAGTACGGACGTTATGCCCGGCATTGATTGCCCGATAACATGATAAAGTGCAATCCTTGCCTCCGCTCCACGAAACGAAAACGTCCATCTGTCCTAGTTTCTCCTTCATATATTCGATGCCCTGGTGATAGATACCAAAATCTCCTAAAACGGTGACCGCATTGATTATCCGAAATGATCTTTGATGGTGTATTTATTGACAGCCAAGGCTGCTTGGGTGCGGTTCTTCACTCCCAATTTGTGAATGATGCTGGCGACCAATTTCTTTACACTAATTTCCGATAGCGATAATGATCTGCTTATTTCCTTATTGGCGGCACCCCCAGATAGGAATTGCAGCACTTCTTGCTCTCTGGGAGACAGCAGTTCAGTCAGAAGAGGGGCTTCGTTTTCGAGTTTTTCGTTGTTTAATTGCATTTTTTGCTGCAATTTCAAGTTAGATATTGCCTTACGGAAAATATCTCTTTCCCAAACCAAACCACCCCTGACCACAAGCCTTATGGAATTCAAGATAAAATCCTTAGTGCTATCTTTTGTGATGAAACCCGAAGATTGGCTTTCGATTGCATCCTGCGCGAAGAATTCGTAGTTATAACCGGAAAGCAACAGGATTGGGGATTCACAGCCAACTTTTTTGATCTCTTCCATTGTTGCAAAGCCGTCTTTTCCAGGCATCTTTACGTCCAATAAAATAACGTCGGGTTGTTTTGTGCGAATCTGCTCAATCGCTTCGTCACAATTTGATGCTTCACCGATGACTTCTATGTCGGTTTGATTTTGCAGGATCATTTTCAATCCATTGCGCACAATTTCGTGGTCGTCGACGAGTAGCACCATTATTGGTTTGGTTTCATCCTTGCGAAAATTCAATTGTTTTAAAACTAATGTCGAATCCATTTACGTACCAAATCGAATGGATCACTACTGGATCGGGACCAACGCTTCGATAGCCGTCCCATTTTCGTTACTTCTAACCAAGAAGGTGCCACCCACCATTTCTATCCGATGTTTCATACTTTTTAATCCGCTTGGTCTTGGATTTTGTAATGCTTTCTCAATGTTAAATCCATTACCGTTGTCCTCGATTAGCATTCTGATGCTCGATCCTATTCGACATAGGGAAACAAAAATAATTGTTGCGCGCGCATGTCGTTTGATGTTGAAGATAGCTTCATGAAATACGCGATAGAGAGTGATTTCGGAGGTTTGACATAAATTTGCTGTATTGCACTGAATCTTGAGATGACATTCAAATCCCTCATGCCCATTTAGGGCGTCCAATTCATTGGTAATTAGAGAGATAAGATGGTACTTAGCGAGGGTAGAAGGATAAATACCATTTATGACATCTCGTGTTTCTTGTATGGTGAATTTAACGTTTGCACGGATTCTTCGAATCATCTCGCACGTATCCGGATGATCTAGCATCTCGAGGGTTTCAAGTTCGTGGAATACTCCGGTGAGAGGCTGAATTATCCGATCATGGATTTCTAATGCTATAGATTCTCTTTCTCGTTCTTGGGCTTGAACATAACCGATACTGATTTCAGGTATTTGTGATTGCCTTGTGCAGATCATAATAAAATCATCCTGAAATATATTTTATAGTTTGATATGGGATTGGTCCCACACTGTCATTTTGGCTCAGATTTGATCTCATATCCACCTCAAGCTGATAAAGGCGAGCGAATCCATCACTGTGTTAGCGAAGGGAAGGAATAATCACTCGGGTTGGAGTCTGGTGTTGTTGTGAGCTGGGTTATGAACACCAGCTCACAACAACTAAATCGTCTAGGGTACTAATCGGTTGTAAAGAATGATAACCAATGTTTAGGTTAATATGTAGTTAATATACATTAAATTATACTAATTAATCCGTTTTGAAGCTCGCTATCCTAGAAAAATCAGCATTTATGCTTAGACCGCTATTGTACTTAAGGCCAATGGATTAGTACTGGGACTTCCATAATCTGCGGCTGTAAGGAGCAAGGGAGGCGAACGTTTAGCGAGAAAAACTATTAGCAGAGCGCCCTGTTATAAACAAAGCTCCCCTGTGAGAAGGGGGGCTTCCCTGCTGAAGAGCCCCCTTTTCATAAATGTTCTCTCGGTTGGTTTTTAATCTCACGAATTGAAAACCGAGATATTGTAAGAAGTTGTAGGTACTGGTAAAGATGCTAGTTCTTAAATGAAAAGGGGAGAAACCCAAACGTTTCTCCCCTAGACGACGAAATTACTTCAATCTAGGCTTTTGCTCCACGCGCTCTGCGAACTGCCAATTGCCATGCAATAGCCAACAAGATAAGAGCCGGTAACCCCGTCACAAGCAATAACATCATCGGGGCTTTTGTGACCCGCTCTTCGACTGCTTCTAATACGTTTTGGATTGTAAACATAAGTAATAACAAACCCGCGATTCCAATTAACCAATCGTACCATTTTAGGGATATATTACGTTTGCTGAGCCACCAAGCTATACCCACAAGGCCAGCTCCAACTACCAATGCTACAAAGAACCACATGATAAATCCTCCTATTTATTGTATCCGATGTCCCAGGCTTCGATGGATGTATCGGAACCGAGCGACGGTAGCGATAAATCCCACCAACTCTCCATTTCTTCGGGGGGAACAACTCCATACCCAAAGCTTTTACTAATGTTGAACAGGAAGCCATTGAACAGTGGCACGGTCGAGATCATACCTTTTGACAGTTTGTGGATCATGGCGCTTGTGTCAACGTTAAAGCTACATGTGCCGTAGCATATGCCGCAACCGCCGGCGTTGTAAGCATAGTATAAGTGGCATGTATCACCATCACACCAATATGCCTTTTTACCTGGGAAGTGATATACACGTTCCTTTCCGCGCGATAGAGGGATTTCCCAGGTCGGTTCCTTTTCGCGAGAGATTGAGTTGGATGGGCAGAATTCAGCGCATTTTCCACAAGTAGCGCAGAACTTAAACATGCCAGCATCAATCGGTGCTTCTGGGGCCAGCGGAATATCAGTCCAAGCCGCAAAGGTACCGACACATGAACCATCTTCAGGCGTAAAACAAAAATTGTCTTGCCTAGCCATTTCGGCGGCGCCACCCATAATACATGCTGCGGGGCTAGATATGGGATCATTGCCATCAGACATATGTGTATAGTAGTGATACCCTAATCCGTATAGGAAAGCATGTGGTCCTTGAGCTAACGGACCGTTACGCAGTCCTCGTGTGCCGTTGGCTATGTTCTTGAAAATTGAAGGTGATCGCCTCCATAATTCTTTGGACATCGGAGTGACTATACCGATAAGGTACATTTGTTTGTTGCCGGGCAAGGTAATCGAGGTTGTGTTTTCGTAACCAACGTCCTCGTTCACCCACTTGAATTCTTTAGACACAGTAAGTGGGGGTGGCCATTCTCTACCGAGTAATCCTTCCGAACCCGTTTTCAGATATTTGAAGTGCATCTTTTTTGAATTGGAGTCAACGGTTGATATGCCTATTTGACTGGCGCCCCATAGTCTGGTCGCGGCATGAAGAAGTTTACTATTCTCTTCGGGCGAACCTTGCCATCTGGGTACACCTAGTTCCTCAGGGCTCTTAACCTTTTTTGATCCAGTCCACGTTTTCGTCGGTCCACCAGGAGAAGCCTTATCAAGAGCGTAAGTCGGGTGACTATAACCTGGAACATTGGCTTTCATGTTGGCCAATTCTTCATTAGCGCGTTTATTCTGTGATTCTAATGCTTCCATTTCATCGAAACCGATGTATAGAGCATGGGTATGAATATGGTGAGCTTCGAGGCGCTGGTCAAACGAACCATCCATCATGCTCCAGTCAATGTCGGTGGTCGGATTGCCTATTTCCCTGGATTTTACCCACCAAGGACGCTTGTTATAACTAGGGGAAGACAATAATTCATCTAGATCATGAAATGCTGGACTAGTCAGTGAGGCCGCTCCGACACCAGCGCCGGCTAAGCCGAGCCCTTTCATGAACTCGCGTCGCGTAACTGTACTGTGGAATGTCGACATTCTAACCCCCTATCAATTCTTTCGCCTGCATCGGTCTTTCCCGATTGCCATCCGATCTTTAATGCCAACTATCATTCGAAGACTTTAACGTTTTCGGAACAGGGTTGAGAAAAGATACTAATTCCTGTGTAACTCTTACTCTAAGATATAGGCACATTATTATTTTCGCATCGTACTTAAGGACTATTTATCTAAGCATTTTGGATTTTCCACAAAACTAAGGTATATATTCGAATGTAAGAATTTATTCCCCCCAATTGTTAATTTGGTTTTGGATGAAAAACCAAATAAATAGGCTGGGATGGAACATCCCAGCCTATTCCTAAAGATCGTTTAGGGCTAATCCGCTGCATTCCATGCATTCAAAGTGTTGTCTACGCCCCATGACGGAAGACCGGGAGCGATGTCCCACCAATCCTCGGCATCAACGAATCCATAGTCGAAAGACTTGCTCATCTGATAAAAGAAGCTGTTGAACATCCCGGTGGTGGCTGCTGTTGCTCTAACCAGCTGGTGGATCATGGCAGCATCATGAGTGTTGAACGCACAGATCGGCCGGCATTGGATGCAGCCCGTCCTCCCTCTTGTTGCCTGACAACTGGTCAAGTCAGTCCAGAAGAGTTTCTTCCCCGGGTTATTATCAAGACTTGGAACTTTATAATCCCATCTGGGTATTTCCCACGAAGGTTCGGCGTCGAAGGATATTGCCTGGGCGGGGCAAGAATCCGCACATTTGCGGCAACTATGGCAAAACCTGAAGATTCCAGCATCTATTGGCTTGCTAGATGCCAATGGCAAATCTGTAAGAATGCTGTAGAAGCCGGAAACCGGGCCAAACTCAGGCGTGATCGTTACTTCGCTTGATCGCCCCATTTCACCTTGGCCGCTCAATACTGCGCCAGCCTCAGCAGGCATTAACCCACCGGGCTGGTCGGCGATTATTGTTGGAAGTTGTCCCGGCTTAGAGCTAGCCTGCACCCGCGAACAGTATCCATAGCCATGGTATCCAATCCCCCATAAAAAGGTTTGGAGACCGGGTAGAATTGATTCATGAAACATACGATAACGCGCATCGTTGGAGTCAGCCGCGATTGTGGACTTCCCTCCCGGATCAAATGAGATTGTACGCCAACCCGGTCTGGACATTTGAATACACACGCTTACATCCCACAGGTCTCCATTCGGTAAAACACATCTTTGCCCATCAGGAGTCTCATAACCTACGGCGACATCCTCGAAATCGAATTTTCTCCAATTTCCTGCAGGTGGCGGCCAGGGGCCGTCAATCCAGTTCGCTCCGGTTGAACTACCGGTAGGCCCAGTTCTATTATAGGTATATATTAGCTTTCTCTCGTCGGGTC
This is a stretch of genomic DNA from Dehalogenimonas etheniformans. It encodes these proteins:
- a CDS encoding ATPase translates to MDVFVSWSGGKDCTLSCYRAINAGHNVRTLASMVTTEMGRLYPHHLMPEILEAQAKAMDIPLRIQWTSSAQYTESYIKMLKDFRRDGITAGVFGDVSLGNPDAKDHLTWIKRVCQAADMEIILPLWDENRVSILSDLIESGFKALIIASDDNKLGNNWIGKIMDWEMLRDLQNLHSNSHNGEVGCYHTLTIDGPLFKNRLDIRKSNLVFREYGLFDGKPTRCPFWYLDIENCALAEKMEMATIL
- a CDS encoding response regulator transcription factor, with the protein product MDSTLVLKQLNFRKDETKPIMVLLVDDHEIVRNGLKMILQNQTDIEVIGEASNCDEAIEQIRTKQPDVILLDVKMPGKDGFATMEEIKKVGCESPILLLSGYNYEFFAQDAIESQSSGFITKDSTKDFILNSIRLVVRGGLVWERDIFRKAISNLKLQQKMQLNNEKLENEAPLLTELLSPREQEVLQFLSGGAANKEISRSLSLSEISVKKLVASIIHKLGVKNRTQAALAVNKYTIKDHFG
- a CDS encoding sensor histidine kinase — translated: MICTRQSQIPEISIGYVQAQERERESIALEIHDRIIQPLTGVFHELETLEMLDHPDTCEMIRRIRANVKFTIQETRDVINGIYPSTLAKYHLISLITNELDALNGHEGFECHLKIQCNTANLCQTSEITLYRVFHEAIFNIKRHARATIIFVSLCRIGSSIRMLIEDNGNGFNIEKALQNPRPSGLKSMKHRIEMVGGTFLVRSNENGTAIEALVPIQ
- a CDS encoding dehalogenase codes for the protein MWFFVALVVGAGLVGIAWWLSKRNISLKWYDWLIGIAGLLLLMFTIQNVLEAVEERVTKAPMMLLLVTGLPALILLAIAWQLAVRRARGAKA
- a CDS encoding reductive dehalogenase; this encodes MSTFHSTVTRREFMKGLGLAGAGVGAASLTSPAFHDLDELLSSPSYNKRPWWVKSREIGNPTTDIDWSMMDGSFDQRLEAHHIHTHALYIGFDEMEALESQNKRANEELANMKANVPGYSHPTYALDKASPGGPTKTWTGSKKVKSPEELGVPRWQGSPEENSKLLHAATRLWGASQIGISTVDSNSKKMHFKYLKTGSEGLLGREWPPPLTVSKEFKWVNEDVGYENTTSITLPGNKQMYLIGIVTPMSKELWRRSPSIFKNIANGTRGLRNGPLAQGPHAFLYGLGYHYYTHMSDGNDPISSPAACIMGGAAEMARQDNFCFTPEDGSCVGTFAAWTDIPLAPEAPIDAGMFKFCATCGKCAEFCPSNSISREKEPTWEIPLSRGKERVYHFPGKKAYWCDGDTCHLYYAYNAGGCGICYGTCSFNVDTSAMIHKLSKGMISTVPLFNGFLFNISKSFGYGVVPPEEMESWWDLSLPSLGSDTSIEAWDIGYNK
- a CDS encoding reductive dehalogenase, encoding MSKFHSIISRREFMKALGLAGAGVGAAAALAPTFHDIDELISSGSPGWKRPWWVKEKDEPTVEIDWSQIKRFDHRLTSHSNYVNAQHWGADEWKKILAEQKQYAIDSLGKKGFTVRDYALNAGGHVFRTIGSRNTFLGVLQTPTNENILGPGIGLPKWQGTPEENSKMIRAVAKTFGAAQIGCAHLGPDERKLIYTYNRTGPTGSSTGANWIDGPWPPPAGNWRKFDFEDVAVGYETPDGQRCVLPNGDLWDVSVCIQMSRPGWRTISFDPGGKSTIAADSNDARYRMFHESILPGLQTFLWGIGYHGYGYCSRVQASSKPGQLPTIIADQPGGLMPAEAGAVLSGQGEMGRSSEVTITPEFGPVSGFYSILTDLPLASSKPIDAGIFRFCHSCRKCADSCPAQAISFDAEPSWEIPRWDYKVPSLDNNPGKKLFWTDLTSCQATRGRTGCIQCRPICAFNTHDAAMIHQLVRATAATTGMFNSFFYQMSKSFDYGFVDAEDWWDIAPGLPSWGVDNTLNAWNAAD